ATGGTGCGGGCATATTCCCTTTGCCTCCTGGCTGGTGCAGCAACTACGACCACAAATCTTTGTAGAGCTCGGTACCCATGCCGGAAATTCATACTTTGCCTTTTGCCAGTCAATTCAACACTATGATGTGAATACCCGCTGTTATGCAATAGATACATGGCACGGGGATGAACATGCTGGAAAATACACGGAAGAGATCTTCGAAGAGGTCTGCCGGCACAACACTCAACATTATGCGGCCTTTTCCACCTTGCTGCGTACCACCTTTGACGCAGCCGCTGATTCATTTTCAGAAGCATCCATAAATCTTTTGCATATTGACGGCCTTCATACCTATGCGGCTGTAAAGCATGATTTTGAAACCTGGCTGCCCAAGCTCGCCCCAGGTGCGGTTGTCCTGTTTCATGATACCAATGTGCGCGACGAGGACTTTGGTGTCTGGCAATTCTGGCAGGAGCTGCAGCAAACCTATCCGGCAACCATGGAGTTTTATCACTCTCATGGTTTGGGGGTGCTGCAGCTGGGGACACGAGGCTCTGACAACACCTTGGATTGGTTGGTTGCAACACGGGATGACCAGGATTTATTGCGCCGCTATTTCTCCAACCTCGGAGACCGCCTGCTGCAGACGATTCAACAGAATAAAACAGAAGCAGAGCTGCGTCAGACCCTTGCTGAGCATCAGTCGTTCCTGCAAAAACGTGAAAAAGAACTCTCTGAAACAAGACAAGAGCTTCAGGAACAGCTCAGCCATGTCGCCGAGCTTGAAAAAATGAGGGAACACGAAGGATCTCTTCTCGAACACACCCGCGTGGAACTGCAACAGGCTCAGTCGGGGTTGGAGCAGGCTCAGGCCGAACTGACCGGAGTGCAGGACCGGTTAAGGACAAAAGAGGACGATCTCGCCACGTTGCAGCACCACTGTGAACAGATGGTCAACAGTCGCAGCTGGCGTGTCACTGCACCGATGCGCAACCTCGCCCAGCGCCTGCGCGCTGTGCGTTTTCATGCGGCATCCCTCCGCAATAACCTGCGTAACCATGGGGGGCTGATCCCGGTTATACAGAAATCTGTTTTCGTCCTCAAAACCGAAGGACGACAGGGGCTGCACCAACGACTGCGCCGTTGCCTCAAACCGCAGCTCGCCCCCGTGTTGGCTCCACAGGTGTCAATTGTGACCGGCTCAAAAAGGATGCGGATTGTTCCTCATTATCTTGACCCTTTTTTACCACCTGATCCTGCGCGCGGACAGGTGGATAAAAAAATCGCCATCCATTTACATCTGTACTATGCGGATATGCTGGAATTGTTTTACCATCGTCTTTCCAATATCCCCTATCCGTTTGACCTGTACGTTTCTGTCTGCAGTTCGAGTGCGCAGGCACAAGCGCGCACTCAGTTTAAAAAACTTCCTTGCATAAAAACACTGACCGTTGAAAAAGTCCCCAACCGTGGTCGCGATATCGCCCCCTTTGTCATTCAGTTCGGCTCCCGTTTGAGCACGTATGATATTGTCGGCCATTTTCACACCAAAAAAAGCCCTCATTGTTCCCAGCTCAGTTTATGGTGTGATCACATCCTCGATCTTCTTCTCGGCGAGGAACAAAGCTCCGCTCACATTGAGCAAATCGTCTCTCTCCTCGAAGATTCTGCTAAAATTGTCTATCCCGAAGGGCAGACTCAGATTCTCAAAGACGCCTCCGGCTGGGCCGCCAATCATGCGATTGCCGCCGACCTTCTTCAGCGATACACCGATATCGATATTCGCGAATATCCCATTGTTGAATTTCCCGAAGGCACCATGTTCTGGGCGCGTGCTGACGCATTGGCACCCATGCTTCGCCTGCCCCTGCAATGGAAGGACTTCCCCCTTGAGCCTATTCCCGCCGACGGTACCCTCGCGCATGCCCTCGAACGCTTGGTTCTCGTCTTGGCGGACAGCGCCCCCGGGAAGTTTTACCGTCTTCATTCCGGAGATTCCGTCCAGGACTATCGTTACTACGAAGCCCCTCAGGACTATTCAGGGTCAGTCGCCGATGATGTAAAAGTTCTATCCTATTATCTGCCCCAATTTCATCCCATTCCCGAGAATGATCAGTGGCATGGCAAGGGGTTCACCGAGTGGACCAATGTGCGCTCGGCCAATCCGTTGTTTGAAGGGCACTACCAGCAACATATTCCCCACAGTGATCTCGGATACTATCTTCTCGACACCCCGGACACCCTGCGTAAGCAGGCCCGGATGATGCATGCAGCCGGAGTGTCCGGACAGATTTTTTATCACT
This region of uncultured Desulfuromonas sp. genomic DNA includes:
- a CDS encoding glycoside hydrolase family 99-like domain-containing protein — translated: MKIIDSGLLAVPDFKPRSLKEPVAWCGHIPFASWLVQQLRPQIFVELGTHAGNSYFAFCQSIQHYDVNTRCYAIDTWHGDEHAGKYTEEIFEEVCRHNTQHYAAFSTLLRTTFDAAADSFSEASINLLHIDGLHTYAAVKHDFETWLPKLAPGAVVLFHDTNVRDEDFGVWQFWQELQQTYPATMEFYHSHGLGVLQLGTRGSDNTLDWLVATRDDQDLLRRYFSNLGDRLLQTIQQNKTEAELRQTLAEHQSFLQKREKELSETRQELQEQLSHVAELEKMREHEGSLLEHTRVELQQAQSGLEQAQAELTGVQDRLRTKEDDLATLQHHCEQMVNSRSWRVTAPMRNLAQRLRAVRFHAASLRNNLRNHGGLIPVIQKSVFVLKTEGRQGLHQRLRRCLKPQLAPVLAPQVSIVTGSKRMRIVPHYLDPFLPPDPARGQVDKKIAIHLHLYYADMLELFYHRLSNIPYPFDLYVSVCSSSAQAQARTQFKKLPCIKTLTVEKVPNRGRDIAPFVIQFGSRLSTYDIVGHFHTKKSPHCSQLSLWCDHILDLLLGEEQSSAHIEQIVSLLEDSAKIVYPEGQTQILKDASGWAANHAIAADLLQRYTDIDIREYPIVEFPEGTMFWARADALAPMLRLPLQWKDFPLEPIPADGTLAHALERLVLVLADSAPGKFYRLHSGDSVQDYRYYEAPQDYSGSVADDVKVLSYYLPQFHPIPENDQWHGKGFTEWTNVRSANPLFEGHYQQHIPHSDLGYYLLDTPDTLRKQARMMHAAGVSGQIFYHYWFTGKLILEQPAGMLLEHPDIDMPFCFCWANENWTRCWDGNEEDVLLRQDYSAADARAFIRYLLPFFKDQRYIRIEDRPVLFIYRPSSIPDPAQYLDIWEAECSAAGLRKPYVVAVLTRGASDPRPFGMDAGAERVLHDWTAGAVADIRDSLIPCDQPLEGSVLPYPQVADFYMSQTQAQEFTWFRSVVPNFDNTARYAHKAILLHDANPYDFSRWLRSCVDYSRRHLPAGQRFVVVNAWNEWAEGAHLEPDSRHGYAYLNAVGRVLSAFPDADCTPTAEVSPGLNLRLELLPPLQAQLERDPALKQQFADSLASSSLLQKCCADINVNLPGLSSRLRPCRKSGEKQKYDFILQFRRAALFPPETLNRMLQTALAAPESSVVGNVYGGDSLILDTAPNGAITPAQASMAPVILYPSSAPAGYLNYRLRPDASAFIADPGCLTSTDLPEVTTIIRYHKEASAELLHAALYSLAAMRDCIVHPLIAAQDLTDEQHRTLEHLLNRVPWKKGTTPRIDAYRSPGSTGDLRARMLTQTLQKVTTRYAAFLDYDDLLMPHAYATLLQRLHKTRKAVTFGRVYSTTRDPDTGRYLKRYREFTHGRTYEDFLSCNHAPLHSFLLDLAQLDVSRLTYQEGQRYLEDYYLTLQLFTRDNADWQSLELDNCIGDYIHTVGPGNTLAVTTEEQRRNLVESPHYRECLKHINELRATLR